One window from the genome of Fodinibius saliphilus encodes:
- a CDS encoding bifunctional phosphoglucose/phosphomannose isomerase: MDKKHIQSLDSQDMWQKLVTFPNQWQEATDLTSDIDFTIDKERINKICFVGMGGSASGGELIQAYLYEECPYPIEITRHYKIPGWVDENTLVVASSFSGNTEETLTGLVAARDKGAQSIIVTSGGELMLKAAKENIDYIKLPGGMESRTAIGYIFIPLYRIMQYLDVIKEGEKILNETQHFLSDQNELYSNPEDNEALNLAHDIKDTLPIFYSDAVTLQPVSLWWQNQFQQNAKTLAYSNTLPEMTHNEIVGWEQVVHLTGRLSVIMLKDKSDSPRVQRRMDIVQELIEDQTASLHIINSRGPNHLSRMVSLVQMADWTSFYLAMLGNIDPTPVTKIDLLKRKLSEA, encoded by the coding sequence ATGGATAAAAAGCATATCCAGTCGCTAGATAGCCAAGATATGTGGCAAAAGCTGGTTACCTTTCCCAACCAATGGCAGGAAGCTACAGATTTAACTTCCGACATTGATTTTACTATTGATAAAGAGCGTATTAACAAAATCTGTTTCGTTGGGATGGGGGGATCAGCATCAGGGGGAGAGTTGATTCAGGCATACCTTTATGAGGAGTGCCCTTATCCGATTGAAATAACTCGTCATTACAAGATTCCAGGTTGGGTGGATGAAAATACGTTAGTTGTGGCCAGCAGTTTTTCGGGTAATACAGAGGAAACACTGACTGGTTTGGTAGCAGCACGTGATAAAGGGGCGCAATCAATAATAGTTACATCAGGCGGTGAGTTGATGTTAAAAGCTGCCAAGGAAAATATCGATTATATTAAGCTGCCCGGGGGGATGGAATCACGTACGGCCATAGGATATATTTTTATTCCCCTGTATCGCATAATGCAGTATTTAGATGTGATAAAGGAAGGAGAGAAGATATTGAATGAGACGCAGCATTTTTTGTCGGATCAGAATGAGCTGTATTCCAATCCCGAGGATAATGAAGCGCTAAACCTGGCCCATGATATTAAGGATACCTTACCAATATTTTATTCTGACGCCGTAACATTACAGCCGGTAAGCCTTTGGTGGCAGAATCAGTTTCAGCAGAATGCCAAAACGTTGGCTTATAGCAATACATTACCAGAAATGACGCACAACGAAATTGTGGGTTGGGAACAGGTCGTTCATCTGACCGGACGCCTTTCAGTGATTATGCTAAAGGATAAAAGTGATAGCCCCCGCGTACAGCGAAGAATGGATATAGTGCAAGAACTTATTGAAGATCAAACTGCATCATTGCATATTATAAATTCGCGCGGTCCTAACCATCTCAGTAGAATGGTTTCACTTGTCCAGATGGCCGATTGGACTAGTTTCTATTTGGCTATGCTTGGTAATATTGATCCTACACCTGTGACAAAAATTGATCTATTAAAAAGAAAACTGTCAGAAGCGTAA
- a CDS encoding FUSC family protein: MRISDQLQQAIEYLRDVFQGEQFYLSLRHATGALIPLVISEMLGYPNIGLEMMLGAFFVSGVDIAGTFQSKAKALLITTALSISITFLLLVAGGQQLLVLVLLFLFIFGLAYISPFSLRYSLMGIMGYLAIILAISMIGRFDSVSQILHHCFLLLCGSLWYITYALVIHFFAGTRAITRRLARCMRQTTHYFQQRVTLVEPDVDHTQGIFKLAELQQELNETQESVRELLFSNTSLLSGRSSERRRYYLIFIELVDMHELAMATPIDYPKVRDLLHQYPEYNIIREVIDNIHAEMNLLADVLLNNREYENPLHLQDEMDTLEQYLARLKQEVFSDEDHNEEAYHTLKRLEIYLHKQLQKVEVIQNAVLDYRTYYEEPEENDRTPYTDLSTTDLPQFVTPNPLNWNSTVDNFSFDSSYFRYALRTATTAVAGYSMAHFLGFENAYWVLLTVLVVMKPGYGVTSQRFFHRIIGTLIGAAIAYGLYLLDPSHVASLIIFGVSLTLAFTFVVRNYVIASSFFTIFVIFMYSFLNREIPSMVVFRVVDTIVGAVLVIGAVRFLWPSWEYQKFPALLRKSLFSNKLYLQEVLNHLFEGSFDEKNYRLTRKEAYVDIANVISSYHRLANDPESKQKGAQFSYDLALLNYMILSTTTSLGIFLQRHPNESFHYPEFQTIGEGIQKNLELSIQYLAYSDSPTTDEGLSKSEKIEEASEELSKQIYTLKRQIDRQNIPTDSSNKTYLRYAHINYLSRQLRWILELSRSILNRAAYPERYPDTPLTANTTSTN, from the coding sequence ATGAGGATCTCCGACCAACTCCAGCAGGCGATCGAATATCTACGGGACGTCTTTCAAGGCGAACAGTTCTACCTAAGCCTACGGCACGCCACAGGGGCTTTAATTCCCCTTGTAATTAGCGAAATGTTGGGCTATCCGAACATTGGGCTGGAGATGATGCTCGGGGCTTTCTTTGTCTCTGGCGTTGATATTGCCGGTACTTTTCAATCAAAGGCCAAGGCTCTGCTTATTACTACGGCCCTTTCAATCTCTATCACTTTTTTACTGCTTGTTGCCGGCGGACAGCAACTTTTGGTACTAGTACTGCTCTTTCTTTTTATTTTTGGCCTCGCATACATCTCCCCTTTTAGCCTCCGCTATTCCCTTATGGGCATTATGGGCTACCTTGCGATTATCCTGGCTATAAGTATGATTGGCCGATTTGACTCAGTTTCTCAAATATTACATCACTGTTTTTTATTACTCTGCGGATCACTTTGGTATATCACCTATGCTTTGGTCATCCATTTTTTTGCCGGCACTCGTGCAATAACACGACGATTAGCACGGTGCATGCGTCAGACGACCCATTATTTTCAACAACGTGTTACTTTGGTTGAACCTGATGTGGACCATACACAAGGGATATTTAAACTGGCAGAACTACAGCAAGAACTTAATGAAACCCAGGAAAGTGTGCGTGAGTTGCTGTTTAGTAATACCTCCCTGCTATCAGGCCGCAGCTCAGAGCGACGAAGATACTATCTCATATTTATTGAGCTCGTAGACATGCATGAATTGGCTATGGCTACTCCTATAGATTATCCCAAAGTGCGAGACCTGCTACATCAATATCCAGAGTACAATATTATTCGTGAAGTCATAGATAATATTCACGCTGAAATGAACCTATTGGCTGATGTATTACTCAACAATAGAGAGTATGAAAATCCACTTCATCTCCAAGATGAAATGGATACCCTGGAACAATATCTAGCTCGACTTAAACAAGAAGTATTCAGTGATGAAGACCATAATGAAGAAGCCTACCACACCTTAAAACGCCTTGAAATATACTTACATAAACAGCTGCAAAAAGTAGAAGTTATTCAAAATGCAGTTCTCGATTACAGAACCTACTACGAAGAGCCAGAAGAGAATGACCGAACACCTTATACCGACCTTTCCACAACAGACCTCCCGCAGTTTGTTACTCCCAACCCACTGAATTGGAATAGTACAGTTGATAACTTTAGCTTTGACTCAAGCTACTTTCGTTATGCCTTAAGAACGGCTACTACAGCTGTAGCCGGCTATTCTATGGCACATTTTTTGGGATTTGAAAATGCATATTGGGTTCTTTTAACAGTGTTGGTAGTTATGAAGCCCGGATATGGTGTAACCAGTCAACGGTTTTTCCACCGTATTATCGGTACATTGATTGGTGCTGCTATTGCCTATGGTTTATATCTCTTAGATCCTAGCCATGTTGCCTCACTTATTATCTTCGGGGTATCGCTAACACTCGCCTTTACTTTTGTTGTGCGTAACTACGTAATTGCCTCTTCATTTTTTACCATCTTTGTAATTTTTATGTACAGTTTCTTAAACAGAGAAATTCCCTCTATGGTGGTTTTCCGAGTGGTAGATACTATTGTGGGAGCAGTACTAGTTATAGGAGCAGTTCGTTTTCTATGGCCCTCGTGGGAGTATCAAAAATTTCCGGCACTGCTACGCAAATCGTTGTTTTCCAATAAACTATATCTACAAGAAGTCCTTAATCACCTTTTTGAAGGAAGTTTTGATGAAAAGAACTATCGCCTGACACGCAAAGAGGCTTATGTTGATATCGCAAATGTCATTTCTTCTTATCACCGTTTGGCAAATGATCCAGAGTCCAAACAAAAAGGGGCACAGTTCTCTTATGATCTGGCATTATTAAATTATATGATACTCTCAACAACAACCTCCCTTGGGATTTTCCTGCAACGTCACCCCAATGAATCTTTTCACTATCCAGAGTTTCAAACTATTGGCGAGGGCATACAAAAAAACCTAGAGCTCTCCATCCAATACCTTGCCTATTCTGACTCACCCACCACCGATGAAGGACTATCGAAATCAGAAAAAATAGAAGAAGCCAGCGAAGAGCTTTCCAAACAGATCTATACCCTTAAACGCCAGATAGACCGGCAAAATATTCCCACAGATTCCTCTAACAAAACCTACCTTCGATATGCTCATATCAACTATCTGAGCAGACAATTGCGGTGGATACTTGAGTTGAGTCGATCTATTCTAAACCGCGCGGCTTATCCGGAAAGATACCCAGATACCCCCCTCACGGCAAATACTACAAGTACGAATTGA
- a CDS encoding HPr family phosphocarrier protein, whose protein sequence is MIKKKVTIVNDAGLHARPAAAMVKLASNYESDFYIHMYGYKVNGKSILGVMTLAAEKGAELELEVDGDDEEEALEAIIELIDSGFGEVYEDDEQ, encoded by the coding sequence ATGATAAAAAAGAAAGTTACAATTGTTAATGATGCCGGACTGCATGCTCGTCCTGCAGCGGCGATGGTGAAATTGGCTTCAAATTATGAGTCCGACTTTTATATCCATATGTATGGATATAAAGTAAATGGGAAAAGTATATTGGGCGTTATGACGCTGGCTGCAGAAAAAGGCGCTGAGCTCGAACTCGAAGTCGATGGTGATGATGAGGAAGAAGCGTTAGAAGCGATTATAGAACTAATCGACAGTGGCTTTGGAGAAGTGTATGAAGACGATGAACAGTAA
- the ptsP gene encoding phosphoenolpyruvate--protein phosphotransferase, translating into MKTMNSKKDGDMILSGVPGAPGIVIGNASIYKRRLPSVSEAFVSDGQIQHQLDEFQQARTKVEEELTQILDEQDEESTAELVRMQIEVIKDPELNKQVKQKIIDKNLTADAAVDSVFETYLRILKQNKAEDRSVDITDIRDRLIQVLHNYDLHDVADGAIIVANELSPREVIGFADQGAKGIVMDRGGVSSHAAIIARSMELPTVLGTQEGTSHITDDTQLIVDGRLGKVIVKPDEKTRKKYHEQIDKYRKVISEAKDICQSPNKTKDGVSFSLRANIEFVEELEAAKKYCAEGVGLLRTESIYLRKQNFKDVEEQLSFYTKILADTAPQPVVIRLFDAGGDKILDNNSVEQNPFLGWRGIRMLLDQQDLLEQQLTAICKAAADFKGRVRILIPMVSTLEHIHKVRTLLGSAQEKLRQDGIKVDESIQLGIMVEVPNVALQATLFAQHVDFMSIGTNDLTQYLLAVDRGNERISTLYDQRHPAIWQLIKNVSQAAKKEGVPLSVCGELASDPVSACCLVGMGIKDLSMNATALPAVKKALCTHKSSELTELTHKVLQTETIEQVNDLFSNWNNI; encoded by the coding sequence ATGAAGACGATGAACAGTAAAAAAGACGGCGATATGATTTTGTCTGGCGTGCCGGGAGCACCGGGCATTGTTATTGGTAATGCAAGTATTTATAAGCGTCGTCTTCCGTCAGTATCAGAGGCATTTGTGTCTGATGGACAGATCCAGCACCAGCTGGATGAATTTCAGCAGGCGCGCACAAAAGTTGAAGAAGAACTCACCCAAATTTTAGATGAACAGGATGAAGAGAGTACCGCTGAACTTGTTCGTATGCAGATCGAGGTTATTAAAGATCCTGAGCTGAATAAACAGGTCAAGCAAAAAATAATAGATAAAAATTTAACAGCTGATGCCGCTGTTGATTCCGTTTTTGAAACTTACTTGCGTATTCTCAAACAAAATAAGGCTGAAGACCGCTCAGTAGATATTACTGATATCAGGGATCGGTTAATCCAGGTTCTGCATAACTATGATCTTCATGATGTGGCTGATGGGGCTATAATTGTTGCGAACGAGTTGAGCCCCCGTGAGGTTATTGGGTTTGCCGACCAAGGGGCGAAAGGTATTGTCATGGATAGAGGAGGTGTGAGCTCACATGCTGCGATCATAGCTCGTTCTATGGAGTTACCAACAGTGTTGGGAACCCAAGAAGGAACCTCACACATTACTGACGATACCCAACTTATCGTTGATGGGAGATTGGGAAAGGTTATTGTAAAACCGGACGAAAAGACACGTAAAAAGTACCATGAACAGATCGATAAGTACCGTAAAGTGATTAGTGAAGCCAAAGATATATGTCAAAGTCCCAATAAAACAAAAGATGGAGTCTCTTTTTCACTGCGAGCAAATATTGAATTTGTTGAGGAACTGGAAGCCGCAAAAAAATATTGCGCTGAGGGCGTAGGGTTACTTCGTACAGAGTCTATCTATTTGCGAAAACAAAATTTCAAAGATGTTGAAGAGCAATTATCATTTTATACAAAAATATTAGCAGATACTGCTCCTCAGCCTGTAGTTATTAGACTTTTTGATGCCGGGGGCGATAAGATACTTGACAATAACAGTGTAGAACAAAATCCTTTTCTGGGATGGCGTGGCATTCGTATGTTGTTGGATCAACAAGATTTACTTGAGCAACAACTTACAGCAATTTGCAAGGCAGCTGCTGATTTCAAAGGGCGGGTTCGCATCTTAATACCCATGGTTTCAACATTAGAGCATATTCATAAAGTTCGTACTCTGTTGGGTTCTGCACAGGAGAAACTTCGCCAGGACGGTATAAAAGTTGACGAAAGTATCCAGCTCGGTATTATGGTAGAAGTGCCTAATGTGGCATTGCAAGCAACGCTGTTTGCTCAACATGTTGATTTTATGAGTATTGGTACCAATGATTTAACTCAATATCTATTAGCAGTAGATCGGGGTAATGAACGAATTTCTACATTATATGATCAGCGTCATCCGGCCATTTGGCAGCTTATTAAAAATGTATCACAGGCTGCAAAAAAAGAAGGTGTTCCTCTGAGCGTTTGTGGCGAGCTGGCTTCTGACCCTGTATCAGCTTGTTGCTTGGTGGGAATGGGAATTAAAGATCTGAGTATGAACGCAACAGCATTGCCTGCTGTAAAAAAGGCTCTTTGTACCCATAAATCATCAGAGCTGACTGAACTGACCCATAAAGTTTTACAAACCGAGACGATTGAGCAAGTAAACGATTTATTTTCTAATTGGAACAATATATAA
- a CDS encoding biotin--[acetyl-CoA-carboxylase] ligase, translated as MSTKFDISYFQKELSTQWMGQSSLFVEELESTNSYLKSLPHSKVDHGMLCLTDHQTQGRGQYERKWESESRKNLTFSLAFKPQAKERFHVLTLACALAIVDQLEEFDDDFKLCIKWPNDVLLNEKKVAGLLTETMFAGNKLDRLVIGIGINVNQTSFPPDLDEATSVKLEIDTTIEREQFLSQLLRRIEYKYNLWQRQHRALIKGINRNILGYGQWVGLQVNGEILGDTFKMLGINEKGQLLMLNHDGGIESFSYEQIRLITD; from the coding sequence TTGAGTACTAAGTTTGATATTTCTTACTTTCAAAAAGAGCTTTCGACACAGTGGATGGGTCAAAGTTCATTATTTGTTGAAGAGCTGGAATCAACAAATTCTTACCTCAAGTCACTTCCACACTCCAAGGTAGATCATGGCATGCTGTGTCTTACAGATCATCAAACCCAAGGGCGTGGGCAGTATGAACGTAAATGGGAATCAGAGTCGAGGAAAAATTTAACATTTTCTTTGGCTTTTAAACCACAGGCAAAAGAGCGTTTTCATGTGCTTACATTAGCCTGTGCATTAGCTATTGTAGATCAGCTTGAAGAATTTGACGACGATTTCAAGCTTTGTATTAAGTGGCCTAACGATGTATTGCTAAATGAAAAAAAAGTGGCCGGGTTACTTACAGAAACTATGTTTGCCGGTAATAAACTGGATCGTTTAGTGATAGGTATCGGTATAAATGTAAATCAGACCTCTTTCCCGCCAGATCTTGATGAGGCTACATCCGTAAAACTTGAAATTGATACTACGATTGAACGAGAACAGTTTTTGAGTCAGCTTCTTCGTCGCATAGAGTATAAATATAACTTGTGGCAGCGTCAGCACCGGGCTCTTATAAAAGGAATTAACAGAAATATTTTAGGTTATGGTCAGTGGGTTGGCTTGCAGGTTAATGGAGAGATACTAGGGGATACCTTCAAGATGCTGGGAATCAATGAAAAAGGCCAGCTTCTTATGCTAAACCATGACGGTGGAATTGAATCATTTTCTTATGAACAGATCCGACTTATTACTGATTGA
- the hpt gene encoding hypoxanthine phosphoribosyltransferase, translating to MSLYKPETVQCNGETFSIYLTQEELETRVAELGEELAEKYKGQNPIFIGVLNGAYIFLSDLMRSVEIPCEVDFLKLSSYGDEKVSSGEVTDLKDIDANIEGRNVILVEDIVDTGLSMNYLVDKLEKKNPESIATVTLLHKTEATHHDVQLDYVGFKIPTLFVLGYGLDYAQEGRNLAQIYILDEEG from the coding sequence ATGTCTCTATATAAGCCCGAAACGGTTCAATGCAACGGCGAAACTTTCAGTATTTATCTTACACAGGAGGAACTTGAAACGCGCGTTGCCGAACTGGGGGAAGAGCTGGCCGAAAAGTATAAAGGCCAAAATCCAATTTTTATTGGAGTTCTAAATGGTGCATATATTTTCTTATCTGATCTGATGCGATCAGTAGAGATTCCCTGTGAGGTCGATTTTTTAAAGCTTAGTAGTTATGGTGACGAAAAAGTATCATCGGGAGAGGTGACAGACCTTAAGGATATTGACGCAAATATTGAAGGACGTAATGTGATTCTAGTAGAAGATATTGTGGATACTGGTCTTTCGATGAACTATTTGGTTGATAAACTTGAAAAGAAAAATCCCGAATCCATTGCTACGGTTACATTACTCCATAAAACCGAAGCCACTCATCACGATGTTCAGCTAGATTATGTTGGTTTTAAAATACCAACTCTTTTTGTATTGGGCTATGGGTTAGATTATGCGCAGGAAGGCAGAAACTTGGCCCAGATATATATCCTTGATGAGGAAGGATAA
- the tilS gene encoding tRNA lysidine(34) synthetase TilS, producing MNRSDLLLIEKKVETQIARYFDKDKLPFFIVAVSGGVDSMCLLYILKRLGVKGLVAHVNYQKRGKESDKDAELVEQMAFEWGYDCQTVEVDPVNAEGENFQQWARQLRYQVFEGLCHEYNADGIAVAHHEDDQVETILQKIFRGAGLGSWIGMGKWDGKLFRPLLDFSRKQIEEYANSRCVPFRTDASNLDTDFARNLLRNEWLRKLEEFFPGWKKNVLRIREQAENYSDSIAWIADRVTNSKGIKREDFHSLALGLQKAVILFLLKKKDSSLQVSRKNLKRIENLVSLQTGKRVEFTPSYSIIRDRDYYVLTGSDKEDFKPIVIQKDALTDGRVRNKNFSLQLIEEIDPGFKKGLYLDADKIQWPITIRSWQAGDVIQPLGMEGHQKVADHLTNRKVRASQKEKTVVIESFEETICAIIFTPIKKQSVTGTISEQFKCDADTKECLLITNRT from the coding sequence ATGAACAGATCCGACTTATTACTGATTGAAAAGAAGGTTGAAACCCAGATTGCACGTTACTTTGATAAAGACAAACTTCCGTTTTTTATCGTAGCGGTCAGCGGTGGGGTGGACTCTATGTGCTTGCTTTATATATTGAAAAGGTTAGGGGTTAAGGGGCTTGTTGCTCATGTCAATTATCAAAAGAGAGGCAAAGAATCTGATAAAGATGCTGAACTGGTTGAGCAGATGGCCTTTGAATGGGGATATGATTGCCAAACTGTCGAGGTTGATCCGGTAAATGCAGAGGGAGAGAATTTTCAACAATGGGCACGTCAATTACGATATCAGGTATTTGAAGGGTTGTGTCACGAATATAATGCGGATGGCATTGCTGTAGCTCATCACGAAGACGACCAAGTAGAAACAATCTTACAAAAGATTTTTCGCGGAGCCGGTTTAGGCAGCTGGATTGGTATGGGAAAGTGGGATGGCAAGCTGTTCCGTCCATTATTGGATTTTTCCCGAAAGCAGATTGAGGAGTATGCTAATAGTCGCTGTGTACCTTTTCGCACTGATGCATCTAATTTAGATACAGATTTTGCTCGTAACCTTCTTCGAAATGAATGGCTTAGAAAATTAGAAGAATTTTTCCCGGGCTGGAAGAAGAATGTATTACGAATACGCGAGCAGGCAGAAAATTATTCAGATTCTATTGCCTGGATCGCTGACAGAGTCACCAATAGCAAAGGAATTAAGCGAGAAGATTTCCACTCCTTGGCTTTGGGACTTCAGAAAGCAGTAATTTTGTTCCTCCTGAAGAAGAAAGATTCGAGTTTACAGGTATCACGGAAAAATTTAAAGAGGATAGAAAACCTTGTATCCTTGCAAACAGGCAAAAGGGTTGAGTTCACCCCTAGCTATTCTATTATCCGAGATCGTGATTATTATGTATTAACTGGGTCTGATAAGGAAGATTTCAAGCCTATTGTTATACAAAAGGATGCGCTAACAGACGGAAGAGTCAGGAATAAAAACTTTTCTCTTCAGTTGATTGAAGAAATAGATCCTGGTTTTAAAAAGGGTTTGTATTTGGATGCTGATAAAATACAATGGCCAATAACGATTCGTAGTTGGCAAGCGGGAGATGTTATACAACCGCTGGGAATGGAAGGACATCAAAAGGTAGCAGATCATTTGACGAACCGAAAAGTAAGGGCCTCACAGAAGGAAAAGACAGTTGTTATTGAATCTTTTGAAGAAACCATCTGTGCTATTATCTTTACGCCAATTAAAAAGCAATCAGTAACAGGCACTATTTCGGAACAGTTTAAATGTGATGCTGATACGAAGGAATGCCTCTTAATAACAAATAGAACGTAG
- the gatC gene encoding Asp-tRNA(Asn)/Glu-tRNA(Gln) amidotransferase subunit GatC has product MSVTKEDVNYVADLARLELTEEETESLTGDMNQILDHIETLEEVDTSDVEPLEHVIELEYRLRDDNAKEPLSHEDALKNAPDADSDYFRVPRVID; this is encoded by the coding sequence ATGTCCGTAACGAAAGAAGATGTCAATTACGTTGCAGATCTAGCGCGTCTGGAACTAACAGAAGAGGAAACCGAATCATTAACGGGGGATATGAACCAGATTCTTGATCATATTGAAACCCTTGAAGAAGTTGACACCTCCGACGTTGAACCACTGGAGCATGTTATTGAACTTGAGTACCGACTTCGTGATGACAATGCGAAAGAGCCCCTATCACACGAAGATGCCCTTAAAAATGCGCCTGATGCCGACTCAGATTATTTCCGTGTGCCCCGCGTTATTGATTAA